The sequence tggcggttcattccgctgtgtcgaccccggattaataaagggactaagccgaaaagaaaatgaatgaatgaatgactagatattcttcaagacacttctatacagcttaaagtgacatttaaaaggtttaactaggttaattaggttaacttggcaggttaagggaattaggcaagttattgtaaaacgatggtttgttctgtagactatcgaaaaaatatagcttaaaggggctaataatattgaccttaaaatgtttttaaaaaaaatttttaaactgcttttattcaagctgaaataaaagaaataagactttctccagaggaaaaaaatattatcagacatactgtgaaaattttcttgctctgttaaacatcatttggcaaatatttaaaaaagaaaaaaaaattataaatttttaatttaaatattaaattttatatatatatatatatatatatatatatatatatatatatatatatatatatatatatatatatatatatatatatatatatatatatatatataatatcttttATCCATCTCCTGTCAGAATTGGTATAAATGACATAGATGATATCGGTTTTGTTACAATCAATATTATATCATTATCATGCGTATTTATTGTGTACTAAAATATTTTAtagctatattttatttgtaaaaaatgtcattgcataataatatgatataacaaTGCTGATTGCAAACAAATAGGCATAGACAACAATCATGACATTATGAGTTCCATTatgacagaaaataaaatgaattaaatgtaaattttaattacattaatttaataCACTGAAAAGCATGTCATCATAATAGCACACAACTGATGCATTTCCTAAAATCCTTTAGTTTATCTGGTACACTTCAAAATGGAGcttaaaaacattgcaaaaaaattattcttatagtattattgtcttgttttccagAACAAATATCTTAAATAAAGACATATTTTACTTAAATACCAAGATTAAATCAATTTATGCAGAAAACATGTCTACTGATGTCAGAAAAACTACAAGTTTTCTATTTTATGACCGCATTTTCAGATATTCATTCTAATTTTAAGCATAAAAGTTACTTTATTTCTATAAAACAGGACCTATTATGTGTCATTTTGCTTCTCAAGTAAATGTCTCTTGATTTAGACAGCTTTAAAGGGgatatattatgcaaaaatcacttttataaggggtttaaacacagttgtgtgtcagcagtgtgtgaaaatatccagcttctaatggtaaaactgTAGTTTTATaaccacacttgataaaaacagtctgcagaaacactttgattgacattctccctttgtacgtgtcatcagaaagggtaagccccgcccactagtgaccatctctcccttgttagcataaacagccctaagtgagaagcagtcgTCCGCCATAGAGTTTTcatctgctgaagataatgtcagcaattAAGAGCATTATAAATGTAGAGCATTAAAAATGTTGTCTACTTCTGTTAACATTTTCACATtcatttttgaatctgccactatgctgacacacaggcatttgtagctccgccctattCTGAAAGAgcactcatttgaatttaaagagacagtcaccaacacatcacaattaggatcaaagcctgaaggTGTCAGTTTCAGAGAGTGCTCAAACGTTATTTTGTTTACAACAAacattaccacacacacacacacacacacacacacacaccacacacacacacacacacacacacacacacacacacacacacacacacacacacacacacacacactttacatcttgtaaaaagggtaaacataggtctcctttaaacatTTGTACTGAAGTAGATcacttttttttaagtgcattatTAATGATGGATAATGTTCTTACTTGTACTGTTGTTGTAGGCAGAGCCGTATCTAAACACAGCTCACGGTGTGATGATGAGCTACTGGGACGGCGTGATTCACTACAGTCTGCTGCTCTTCATGATCCACTGCATGAGCGAAGGGTAAAAATCATCATCACGACGGAATATATCATCTGTTCATATCAACACGTCACATCAAATCATTACATCTGAAGCTGAAATTAATGGACTAGCTTaaagacaatattattagccctcttgtgaacttttaattctttttattgatatttcccaagtgcagtttattttttatatttataaacataatagatttaataactcatttcttatataTTTGACATGacagtattttactagatattttgcaaaaaTACTAGTATTAAAGCATTATTCcgtgcaatttaaatgcttaaccaggttaattagggtaaagttagggtaattaggcaagccattgtttAACAagactatccaaaacaaatattgcttaagggggctaataatattgaccttaaaatggcttttaaaaattaaaaactgcttttattctagcctaaataaaacaaattagacttggTGAATAACAAAATTCCAAAATTGAGTGATCTTAACCTCATCTATCTCCTCAATAGGAAAAGGGTGATCTagacattgattaaaaaaattctcATCAGCTCAAAGTCAGATAATTTCAGTCCCACAGCCAAAGTCCAAAAAGACTGGGCAGAAGCTCCTACCTCCAACCCCTGCTGCCGCTCAGCTGCCAATGCCTGACAACGAAGCAACTGCTCCCCTTTGGATGCTGGTGGAAAATTTTGAAGACTCATCCTTCAACcaaaaataggaaaaacaaaaatgGAGAAATGTATATTCTGCTGCTGGATCTTGGTGTGGCCTTTGGATTATGTCATGATAGGGTTTTACAAAAACAAGAAAAGATCCAAGTGCAGCCAACATAATTTATTAAGCAAAACAACGATGATCCAAAAAACACAGCGCAGACAAGAAACGAGCAGGAATACAAAAACAAGTGAAACCACAAACGGGAAGTTCAGACAAGAAACAAATCAGGAATCCAAAACATCGAGAAGATAAAAAACAAAGGGAtcgatcaaacaaacaaacaaacaaacaaacaaacaaacaaacaaacaaacaaacaaaccacaagTAGCAAAAGCACAAAGCAAAAATCTAAAGGTgactaaaacacaacagaacaggCTTTATAAAGACAGGactcaattaaacaaataaggaACAGCTGAAAACACTGAGCGATCACGTGTGCAGGGATGCATCCAAAAACCAAACAAATGCTAGTGCCCTCAATTATCCACATGCTATTAAGTTAATAACCATAAATTAAGTTAATAACCATGTAAAGAgaccttttttcattcatttttttttcggcttagtccaggcatgggcaaactcgatcctcgagggccggtgtccctgcagacttttgctccaacactaattaaacacacctgaaaaccctaattagtgtcttcaagatcactagaaagctacaagcaggtgtgtttgattagggttggtgcaaaactatgcagggacaccggccctccaggatcgagtttgcccatccctggcttagtccctttattaatctggggtcgccacagcagaatgaaccaccaacttatccagcgaatgcccttccagctgcaacccataactgggatacatccatacacactcattcacacacatacactacggacaatttagcctataattcacctatagcgcatatgtttggactgtgggggaaaccgcagcaccaactccatacaaaaatgccaactgacccagccgaggctcgaaccagcgaccttcttgctgtgaggcgaaagttcTACCCACTGCGCAGCCCAAGagaccttttttaaaaatgtaaaaaatctcaaATGTATAGCTTATAACTACAAAACAACaaatgtcattcattttcttttcagcttagtcactttattaatcaggggtcgccacagtggaataacccaccaatttatccagcacgttttacgcagcagatgcccttccagctgcaacccatcgctgggaaacatccacagatactcattcacacacatacactatggaaaatttagcttacccaattcacctgtaccgcatgtctttgaactgtgggggaaactggagcacccggaggaaacccatgcgaacgtggggagaacatgcaaactccacacagaaacgccaactgacccagccgaggctcgaaccagcgaccttcttgctgtgaggcggcagcactacctactgcgtcactacGTTGTCAACAACAAATATGTAATgtttagcacagttgcctcacagcaagaacgtcactggttctattcaattcaattcaattcacctttatttgtatagcgcttatacaatgtagattgtgtcaaagcagcttcacataaaaggtcacagtaaataggaacagtgtagttcagttttcagtgttttagttcagttcagttgagctcagttcagtgtggtttaataatcactactgagagtccaaatactgaagagcaaatccatcgatgcgcagctctacagatcctgaaccatgcaagccagtggcgacagcggagagggaaaaaaaacttcactaaaggcggaagtgaagaaaaaaaccttgagagaaaccagactcagttgggcacgaccattttaatttctccgctggccaaacgtcttgtgcagagctgcagtctcagtggcggaggctggaagctggcctcagcgaagactcgtctgtccctggagcgtcacaggaatcagtctcatgttctccactcctccatgaccatcacagtagctgctcaggatacggcctggtccaggatatggaaaccttgggatcatctcgtcgttggtcttggatcgaatcagtgactctgcatagtctgagggcctcgggaagagtatccccaggtggaaatggagaataaagaaaataattagcgtagctgatgttcacagtgtatatcaacaagatgcagaacctgtgtggaagcccgctaagtggtgcactaagtgtatgctttactgaacagataggtctttaatctagttttgaattgggagagtgtgtctgagcctcggacgttatcaggaaggctattccagagttcaggagctataaatgagaaggctcgacctcctttactcgactttggtattctaggtactaccagaacccctgagttttgagaccttaaagagcgagttggattgtagcgagacagaagattggttagataaacaggagctagattatttaaagctttttatgtaagaagcaatattttaaattcaatacgaaacttaacaggcagccagtgtaaggaggataaaattggggtgatgtgatcaaattttctagacctggtaagaactctggcagctgcattttgtactaattgaagtttgttaatagaggatgctgggcagccagcaaacagagcattacagtagtccagcctagaagtcataaaagcatggactagcttttctgcatctgagatggatagcatacttcgtaacttagcgatatttctcagatgaaagaaagcagtttttgtgacatgggatatatgatttttaaaagttaaattactgtctaatatgacacccagatcttttatagtagagctaacgctaactttgtatccctctaattgcagattgagttgtgagatctgctgtgtacaggattttggcccaataatAGTCCTTACCAAACCAGCCAACATTTCTATGcggagtttgctcgttctccctgtgcacacgtgggtttcccccgggttccccagtttcctaccaccgtccaaaaacatgcaagttaagttaattgactaatccaaatcgccaCTATAGatatgctcctagtaagtagttatctcttaagagcaatccctatctgtttattagctactacagcagggaagTTTCgaaatctacctgagctcaaccTCCTTTCTCAcactgcaacgggagggagccccgggcttgaggatcttatgagctaaGGGCTCTctaccgggacagcatgccaaacaagcttaataatcaatcatcagctaagtgtgaactcttgaaatgaaaataaatgagggGGATGAATAAAATCAGTCCCTATAAACCCATCACATTTACACTGCCGTAATATTTCTCACTCATTGTAATCTTTGACCCATTTCCAAAGAGTTTAAGTACTCTGACTATTTTTCATCTGCTTATATGACACAGATGAAGACGGTtttcatcattttaaaataaagtatacaaaTATTAACCTGTAAAATGGCAATGcgctggtgcagtgggtagcactttcgtctcacagcaagaaggtcgctggtttgagcctcagctgggtcagttggcatactgtgcggagtctgcatgttctccctgtgttgacgtgggtttcctacgggtgctctggtttcccctacaagtccaaacacatgcgctataagtgaattgggtaagctaaaattgactatagtgtgtgtgaatgagtgtgtatggatgtttcccagtgatgagttgtggctggaagggcatccgctgtgtaaaactatatgctggataagttggcggttcaatccgctgtggtgactcctgattaataaaaggaataagctgaaaagaggatgaatgaatgacctaTGAAATGTTAATTTGGTGACTATATTGATCTGCGACTTCTACAGAAGCCAAGACATTGATGTGAACAGTGTTTGTTTAATATGTGCTGTTTTTCTGCTCTCAGGAAGCCATTTCGCAGTCTTGGTCTATTATGGGCAGGATCTATGATCACCAGTCAGATCGTAGTAATCTCTGGCGTCATAGTAGGTGAGAAAGTCACCTCATGTACTCTAGATCTGAGCTGTGTTTTTgctaaaagtttgttttgagtcAAACTCAGTGCTATATTAATGTGTGTATTCAGGTAAATATGGGAAAAACCTGGTTCCTGCTCTGTGTAGACATGGCCCGGCTTTGCTTTTATCCATATGGGCGGCGGCGAAGCTTTTCAATAGGCCGAGGGAGCTGTCAATCATTCCTGCTGACAAGGTGACGatacagatgatgatgatgatgtcacacACACTAATAATCACATCAGATCTACTGCGTGATTGACTACATAGCCGGTCAAAACTCTAATGGCTAACgcatggctgcttctcactcagggttgtttatgctaatgagggagagatgatcaCTTGTGGGCGGGGCTTAccttctctgatgacacgtacaaagggagaatgtcaatcaagggtgttttttattaagtgtgattatacacaatttaattaattcatttttaccattagaggctggatatattcacacactgctgacacacaactgtgtttaaaccccttatgaagGTGATTTtcgcataataggtgccctttattaGTTAAGTTTGTTGTGTGCAGCTGCAGCAGGAGCAGAAGAAAACACTGCTGTCCCGACCTGTAGATCTGCTGCTGACGCTCGGCCTGCTGGGAAACATGGCCTTTAATGCCTTCAGAGGGTTTGTAAGTGTCCtcacatccatctatccaaaatCCATCCAACCAAAATCcactcatccacccatccatccttccatccaaatttcacccatccatccatttaaaatccatccatctaaaatccatccacccatccattcatacaccaacccattcatccatccacccatccatccatccatccaaatttcTTATGCCCATCCATCTaaaatccacccatccatccaccaacacattcatccatccacccatccatccatccattcatccaaattTCTTACACCCATCCATCTaaaatccacccatccatccatccatccatccatccatccatccatccatccatccatccatccatccatccatccatccaaaaatcatccatccatccacccaccaacCCATCCACCCACCAAAACCATTCAAAATTCACCTAtctaaaatccatccatccatcaatccacccacccacccatccaaccatccaaaatccacccatccattcaaaaatcatccattcatccgtccaccCACGATCTCATCCACTCacccaggggcggactgggaaagCACCAAAACCACCCAAAATCCATCCACTCaaaatccttccatccatccatccatccacccacctatccatccatccatccacccattcatctatCCAAAATCCACCCATCCAACCATCCaaaatccacccatccatccaaaaaacatacatccatccacccatccaaaaTCCATCAGTCCACCCACCCAGCCATCAATCCAtccaattcatccatccaccaatctatCAATCTcaaatccacccatccatcaatccattcatccacccacccaacaatccatccatccaaaatccACCAACCCATccataaaacattacatccacccacccaccaatccatccatctatctatctatccatccaaaatGCAccaatccatccacccatccatcaatccacccatcaatctatccatcattTATTCTGTTCCTCATTCATCTCCATCTTTATAATCTCCATCAGGTTGTTCTGGAATGTTCTCTGGATCTGTGTTTCTCCTACATCTATCAGTACGAGCCCTACATGAAGGACAGCGTTGGCTTTCCTAAAGTCACGGTCAgtgtttttgctgcttgttcaaacatacataatgttttatgttcaatccattgaaatttgttaagttaacttaattggtttattttCAGGTCCTTTTATTCAGAATTAGAATTAGAATTGAATCAGAATTTTCAGATAGTTTTTCTGGAGATGCTCATTAATAATGATGATTTATTGGCTGCAGATGCTGGTGCTGCTCTTCTATGTGTTTCCGCTGTTGTTTGCATGTGTTTACGGGCTTCACACTCCTGGTTGTATGTGGATGTTGGACTGGACACTCGTCCTCGCTGGAGCTGTGGCTCAGgtacacacactgaaaacatcAATGACAATAACCACTAAAACTACcatatggacaaaaccaactcatgggttaaaaagtgtcatttgaatttattatttacacTTATTGAACTTATTGAATTGAAATTATTAGCTCAActctgggtttgtccatatttgactcaatgttgggttaaaaaaaaaaattcttagagTGGAGTAACATTTTTCCATGTCCAAATGGTCCAAAATATCCTTCAGATACAGAAGCACTAATGTATAATATGCACTTTAAAAACTGGGTCGTTGTAATTaaactttgggtcaaatatgaacaaaaccaaCTGGTGagttggaaaatgtaatttaaatttatttgaaaagCAAAATCAACTTTATGATGGGTTTATGTATatctgacccaacattgggttaaaaaagtAGTTAAAGTTTATATTCAAATAGCCCAAAATGCCCTTCAGAAACAATCAATAATGTATAATATGcacacccaaaaaatgaaacactgcattgctttaacccaaagttgggtcaaataGGGACAAAATGaattgttgggttaaaacaacccatcaTTTTAGACTGTAGTTAAATTGTATGTCCAAATGAGCTAACTAAACCttatgtttgtccatatttgacccaaccaGGTGTagtaattttttaatgtaattaaaattttattgaaaaaCTAAATCAACCTAACATTGGGTTATCTGACCCAACATTggcttaaaacaacccagcatttttagactGTAGTTAGACTGTTAGACTGTAGTTAAATTGTATGTCCAAATAGGCCACAAAATGACCTTCAGAGACAGAAGCAATAATGTATAATATGCACTTTAAAAAGCcgggttgtcataacccaatgttgggtcatatatggacaaatccaactgGTTGGTTAAaagatgtaatttaaatttaataataaaaaaaaataaatcaaaacaactttgggtttgtccatatttgactcaatgtcaggttaaaataacccagcatttttttaaaaaggtatttaaCTTTTTATGTCCAAATGAGCCAAAAATGTCCTTCAAAGACAGAAGCAATAGTGTATAAtatgaataaacttaaaaaacgctgggttgtcgtaactcaatgttgggtcaaatatggacaaattcaaCTGGTGGGTTAGAacatgtcatttaaatttatttgaaaaaaaaaacaaacaaaatcaacttaatgttaggtttgtccatatctgacccaacgctgggttaaaacaacccagtgtTTTTTAGAGTCTAGTTCAATTTTATGTCGAAATAGACCAAAAATGTTGCTGGGTTGTCGTAACTCAATGTTgcgtcaaatatggacaaattcaactggtgggttaaaaagtgtcttttaaatttaatgttaagttgatttacttttttcaaggaaatttaaatgtaaaaggtTACTACACAGggttgggtcaaatatgtacaaacataatattcatttattcattttcttttcggcttagtccctttattaatctggtgtcgccacagcagaatgaaccgccaacttttccagcatatgttttatgcagcagatgcccgttcaagttgcaacccatcactgggaaacacccatacactacagacaatttagcttacccaattcacctataccacgttttttgacttgtgggggacaccggagcacccggaggaaacccatgtgaggcgaacgtgctacccactgtgccaccatgcagcaCACAAACAGAACATTTAGTTAATTATTACAGTTAAAGCCGAATGACACTTTTTAATAGTTAGGGTTggagagtttttgttttgttgagtgtaaatgttaatgtaatttaaatttaatgtaaaaaaataaggcCAATGTTTAGgtgtgtccatatttgacccaaaatatggtgataacaacccagcattttctagAATGTGCTAtctgatatctgtgtgtgtgatgtgtgcaCAGACTCAGTGGACTCACCTCGGCGCATCGCTTCATTCTCGCACACCGTTCACATACCGGATCCCAAAAGACGAGTGGCGGTCGGTGGTCCTGCTGAACCTGCTGACAGCAGCACTTCCCATCCTGCTCGCCCTGCGATGTTACGCCAAACAAAGCTTCTTCATCAGAGTCCATCCAGAAGAACAGACCCGCAACGGCAAGAAGAACAACTGACAGATCTGCAGTGCCCACATCCACGGACTGACAGAACACAACTAAAGATTCATGCTGTAACCAGTCTCTAAAAGATCTCTAATCtgttaaataattacattacactggagggctaataattctctactcaattatattcattcattttccttcggtttagtccacagtggaatgaaccgccaactattctggcatatgttttatgcagcggatgcccttccagccgcaaaccagtactgggaaacacccatacactcttacattcacacacactcatacactacggccagtttagttcatcaattcccctatagcgcatgtgtttggactctgggagaaaccagagtacccggaggaaacccacgccaacaccgggag is a genomic window of Danio aesculapii chromosome 2, fDanAes4.1, whole genome shotgun sequence containing:
- the tm6sf2a gene encoding transmembrane 6 superfamily member 2 isoform X1, with the translated sequence MDFPPEISVFLLSLTAPLILYTINHVPFLQDPQVMLTIGITVLTTIFLLANLSVKSKKSTDPLFYVFALFSFTSVVSITNALQQDGFIKGFMDFYISKAEPYLNTAHGVMMSYWDGVIHYSLLLFMIHCMSEGKPFRSLGLLWAGSMITSQIVVISGVIVGKYGKNLVPALCRHGPALLLSIWAAAKLFNRPRELSIIPADKLQQEQKKTLLSRPVDLLLTLGLLGNMAFNAFRGFVVLECSLDLCFSYIYQYEPYMKDSVGFPKVTMLVLLFYVFPLLFACVYGLHTPGCMWMLDWTLVLAGAVAQTQWTHLGASLHSRTPFTYRIPKDEWRSVVLLNLLTAALPILLALRCYAKQSFFIRVHPEEQTRNGKKNN
- the tm6sf2a gene encoding transmembrane 6 superfamily member 2 isoform X2 → MDFPPEISVFLLSLTAPLILYTINHVPFLQDPQVMLTIGITVLTTIFLLANLSVKSKKSTDPLFYVFALFSFTSVVSITNALQQDGFIKGFMDFYISKAEPYLNTAHGVMMSYWDGVIHYSLLLFMIHCMSEGKPFRSLGLLWAGSMITSQIVVISGVIVGKYGKNLVPALCRHGPALLLSIWAAAKLFNRPRELSIIPADKQEQKKTLLSRPVDLLLTLGLLGNMAFNAFRGFVVLECSLDLCFSYIYQYEPYMKDSVGFPKVTMLVLLFYVFPLLFACVYGLHTPGCMWMLDWTLVLAGAVAQTQWTHLGASLHSRTPFTYRIPKDEWRSVVLLNLLTAALPILLALRCYAKQSFFIRVHPEEQTRNGKKNN